The Ziziphus jujuba cultivar Dongzao chromosome 1, ASM3175591v1 genome segment ctttttttctttttttctaaacaGTGAGAAAGGGGAGGTAAGAAAGAGAGTTTTGGGGACGATAAGATTTGccaaattcaaataatattatttgcgTGGTGCCCCTCCTTTTTCTCTGATCACCTGCATATGTGTTGCATGGGTAAAAGCTGAAGCTCATCTAcgaaaatgagagagagagaagcagcTGACAGCAGAAAATAAAAGGCAAAGGCCAGCTACCACAGCACACTTTCCCAACCCtcatcactctctctctctctctctctctctctctcttttctgtcTATTTATAGTAATAATACAGGGCTAAAAATATATAGCTAGTTTGCAAACTTTGATGCTTTGATGGGTGCTTTTGGTCTGATGGAAACAACATCAAGAACAAGTAGCAAACTTGATGGTTGCTTTTTGTCTGATGGAAACAACACCAAGAACAACTAGCAAACTTGACAAAACACCAAGAACAACATCAGCAGGGCCTCCGCTGTTCTCTTCTTGAGGAGTGAGTCTGGTGTTCCCTCCTTCCATAGTTGTAAGTTGCAGAGCTTCTTCCCTATTTTGTGATTGGTTTCCTGAAATGTATTCCAGCTTCAATTCTAGTTTCAGTTGAACATGTTGaagtaaaaggaaaattttcctttttatatatatatttttttcttttcaataattTCATGTATCTTTTGTAATTTGAACGTTTATATCTTAgatgaattattaaaataattttaagaatCACTTCAAGTATAGTTTGAAATCATGAAATCAATTCTAcgtaataataaattaataaaccataTATATGATTGTTATTGTTTAATCAGGGACGAAATGGCAATAAGATCACGTGAGAGTGTGCAAGACGGAAAAGAAAGGAGATGCAAAAAATAGCAGCATGCTAAAAATCTTTTCAGAGGGCCTGCTAAAACTCCTTCGAAAGGGcttattttccttgtttttggCCAAAATGGTGGGTCCCACTCGTTGcttcttttgaaaaaatgagATTTCCAAAAACAGATTTAAATTTTCTGAATATCTACAAAATGTAGAAAGTAAAAGTGGTCATTGACGTGAAAGCccatgagaaataaaaatactatataaatatataattaaataattttgatgagttattttttattgccatttaaaaaaaaaaaacaatcaaactGAGCAAGACGTGGGATCCACTATTTTGGCAAAGAAGAAACCCATGCACTAACTGTTCCTTGAAAAGAGTTTTAACAGGCTGCCATTCTTAATTTAGTTGAGAATTTCTGTATTTTTTAttgccatttaaaaaaaaaaatttaaacgaaGCAAGAAAGAAGTGGGATccattattttggcaaaacagaAAACCATACACTTGTTGATCTCTTGAAAAGAGTTTTAACAAGCTGCTATTTTTTCCACCGTTCTGAAAggagccatatatatatatatatatgaaattaaaaaataaataaataaataaaggaggaAGAATAAGCATTTGTGGGAAATATTAATCCTGAAATCAGTGTCGATGTGCTAcatctgtatttattttttatccaaaaagtcATGCCATAACAAAAACGAAACTGAACCCGTGAATTGCAGGTTGAATTAATACATTAGAAGGGGCAAGCATCAATACCTTAAAAATTGATGTTTTCACGTCCCTCTTCAGCATTGAACAAGGAAATGTGTTGGAGTAGACCACTGACCCACGTGGCTAAAGCTTGAggattgaaatttgaaatacgAACTTGGTGCAGGACTGCTGCTTGAATCTCGCTGAGATTATCCGATACTTGCCCTtctaatgttttcttttttaaagtatTCAGCTCTGGTGATATGGCCAAAGCATTCTGATATTCCTCTTCTGGCCTTTCTTTGTCACTATCCTTCTGCACCCCCACTTTGACTACCGTTTTCATAAAAATGGTAGTTTTCAACCTGCTTCGCCTGTCGTTGGGTAGACTACACGTCTAGTGCACccttataaaataattgaggTGCATTTACTAAGTAACATTTTAATTATCAAATCAATAGTGGATCCCACTTCTTGctcagtttgatttttttttttttccgcaactcaaaatataaataattgagtTGAgaattactgtattttttattgccatttaaacaaaaaaaaaaaaaaaacaaaaaaaaaagccatgcaTTTGCTGGCCTTTTGAAAAGAGTTTTAGCAGGCTGTTATCTTTGGCATCTCCTTTTCTATCCGTCTTGCACACTCTCACGTGATCTTATTGCCATTTGGTTCCTGACTaatcaataataatcataaatatatatatatatatatatattacatattactcttattattttttacttcttCTTTCCAAATATGGTTTATTTTTATCTGATACAGATCAAAACCAATGTCAAGATGAACTAGgcctaatttattattaaatggaattgatttcattattttatattattcttgaagtgatttttaaaattattttaatatttcatctaaAATATAAACGTTCAAAGGACAAAAGCAATTAttctagcaaaaaaaaaaaaaaaaagtacaaaagcaATTAATGAACATGAAattataggggaaaaaaaaaaaaagctatataaaaaggaaaaacttcCTTGTTTGTGATAAGATACGGTGGCTGTTGACACTGTTGGTTGCTGTTGCATTGAGCTGGTCATTGCTGTTTATAGCTGTTGTAGCTGTTCATATGAGCTGATCATCCTATCGTTGGTTGCAGATCAACATGTGAACCCGTAGCTGTTGGTAACTGATCTGGTTTTATCCATGTCTCACAAGAAGATATTAGTTATCTGTAGGATATCTCAAGAGGTGTAATAAGAATCCTTGTCTAATAAGgagtctatttttttttttttttagctaaagAACTTGTTTATAAACCAAAACCCAGAAAAGCTTGATTAAGCTTACAAGAGATGAGGTGGTTTAAAAACCACTCTCCTGGgacacaaaaaaccaaaaaacattaGGGAGAAGAGTACTATCTATTAAGGACTCTATTAACCATTAGTTATCTACTGATGTATAAATAGTCAACAGACAGAGTCAAGAGAATAAACAAAGAGAGGTgtaagttttttaataaaaaatcaacactGTTCAAAGGTTTTCTTCAAACTGTTATTTCATCAGTTTGGTAGTTTCTtatctacctttttttttattttttattttttattttttgctttttgtctTCTGGAACtggatttgaaaaagaaaatttaaggaTGGATAAGACATGATAATACTCATATACTATGGAGGTTTTGGTGATACAAGTTATGTAGCTTCATTTGTCTTCCATTTTTCGATTTTGTgacttatttttcttatttaaacttttttccACATTACTcactgtttttcttcttctgtttttcctttattataATGCATATTTATTAAGCTGAATAAAACATGCAATCGAAGTCTTGCTAAAACGAAATGAAATTATATAGTGTTGCCTCTGTTCATTTTAAAACTAGAGACATTTTGAAGTGGTCCATAACGAGTTGGTAGCTgtacaattttataaatataaatgtgattaaagttattgattatatatttttacaatgaattttaccaaaaaaaaatatatttttacaatgaaaatttgatcaaaatcatttaattatatatttatgtattattttatttctcatttcTTATCACACGGCATCTACTTCATTCTACattttgtggatattttagaagctcatcttcattttttaaaatatatatatatatatattatatagtttggcattaatttgaccaaaaaaaaattttcaacctGTTAGCAGAATTTGTCACTGTTTGATTATTGATAAATGCATCTAAACAGACGACTCTAGACTCTATCCATGACTCTTGGAATTGGCAACGCCGGATTAGAAGAAAATAATTGAGGTGCATTTACTAGGTAACATTTTAAATATCCAATCAATGCCACAATCTCTTGGAAAATTTATTAAGCATGACAAATCAAGAaaaccattaaaataaataaacattgcaAATCTAAAATTCAATTtggacaaaaggaaaaaagaataataaataaataaataaaataaagaatcaaGCCACTTGGTAGAACATCACGATTcaagacttaaaaaaaaaaaaaaaaagaagcgcAAGTCGCACTTTAATCCATTTGGGTTAACAATTATTCCCATTTTGGTAAAATTGCAGAAGAGAGAAGGGGGAAGGTGGGTGACCCCTTTATGATCCGTACATTATATTAACCCCTCCACCTGACATAGAGAATAAATCAAAACGAATTTTAAACCTCCATTACACCTCTCTTTCTATCTTGGTTTTCGTGTTCCACTTCAACTTTTCTTAAAAGCCCGTTATTTCTCtcccgctctctctctctctctctctcactcgtTCCAAGAACACCCGGCTATAAGTCCTAGAGAAAGAGGGCGAagaaagaacaaacaaaaaaaaaaaaaaaaaaaaaacgaaaaaaagaaagaaaaagaaaaaagaaaagcttcatTTAAGTATTTGAGACCTGGGTATTGTGAATTTAGTGTTAGGTTTcagtttttttcttctatttttctgtTCCTCCTGTGATTTTCTTGAGgtaaagatatttttatattctggGTTTTGGTTGTTTTGTTGGTGGGTTGGAGAtctgaaaatgaaaaacaaaaaaagtgtaGTAGATGGAGGAAAGTAAAGCTCGCACTGGGATTGAATCTTTGTGTGTATGTTCCAAGAACTCTAGAGGAATCACCTCCTTTTTCCCTAGATCTTATGGACTGCTTGGTTTTTCCTAGTAGAACTTGACTGGTAGTTTTTCCATATATCTTAATACACTGAGAGAAGTATGTTGTATATATGTGACAGATTGAAAATGAGTTGGAGTATGAATATGGGGCTCCTGGTAGAGCATACAGTCAATGGGCAGCTCATATGGCCGTTGGACTCGGCACGGGTGTCCCATGGGTCATGTACAAGCAAGATGATGCCCCTGACCCTGTTGTGAGTATCTTCAAACCTTTCAACTTTTCTACCTTTTTCTTGTCATTTTCTACAATTCCATGTTGATGCCCCTCATGTGATGTTTCCTCATGCTTAGTGGGCTTGCTCCTTAGAAATATGGAGTTTCCATGTTGGTCAAGGCTGAAATGAATCATTGCACATGGCTTTgtgtctttctctttctctctcctgtCTCTTGCACCCTGCTATTATTTAATTCCTTCATGCTTTTGACGGTTTTTTGCAAGGAAAATTGTTGATCATgtcttgtttttatatataatcctTTTCAACTTCGGTTAATACTATTGTAGATGAAGAgtaattacaataatttcttagttttttttttttaaccaaaaaaaaaatatttattttcataaatatgatTTGTGTCTCAACAGATCAATGCCTGCAATGGATTCTCGGGGGAAGCAGGCCATGTAAAGAATAGCTTTGAGGTTAGCTTCATCCATCAATTCCTCCTCTACTAAGAAATTGGTAGCCACTCTTTtccctccttttttttatttatttatttatttattttttttcattagtcATCGCTTTTCTATTCCTTTTCCTTTGGTTTGGTTGcgaagaaaattttttatctatgaATTTTGTGCTCGTCTCCTCTGTTTAACAAATTCTATTTAATAACCTCTCAACATCATTAACAACCTCTCaccattgaaaaattaaatatgtatctttcacattttttatttcaaaatgtgGATATGGAATAATTTCATGCTAAAACTAAAATATGTACCAGTAAACCAATTAGGAAACTGATAAGAAGGGTTGCAGCTAACAACCATAGAAGGAAGGAGCGGAGCAGGAGGAAGCAAGAAAATGAGCGAAGAAGCTCTTAACTAATAAGAAATAATATAGAAAGCGAAGGGAATAAAGAACTCCTCGTGATAATAGAAAGGGCTCTCAACACAGTTTAAGGTGTGCTTCCTATACTCTCGTTATTCTTTGCTTCGCAAACTTTTGTGAGTTTGGACTATTCAAAAAACAATGTTCATCAATAGTTTCACGGAGAAAGTATCATGCTATtggaattttgaattttcaaccGTCCAGGCTTGCCAAAAAGTTTGGGAAGCAAAGAACAAAGGGTATGCAGTATAAAAAGCTGATTTTAAGCTATGGATCTCTCTTTTGGGGTGcgtagaaaattttttttctgttgCCTCGAGGGATTCTTTACTTCCCTCCCGTCCATATTACTTCTTGTTCATTAGGAGCTTTTTCGCTCTCTATTATGTCTCCGCTCCATTTGGACCTTTTTTCCAAAGCGCGAGAAGTTTAAATCTCTAGGTTTTTACCTTCTTTTCATAGGTACCAACACAATCACTGAAAGTATGGAATattaaacaaaacaagaaaatattaaaaatataaaaataatataaaataaaataaaaaatttatcagaTAAGGTGCTAGAGCCAGAGTAGCTTACTGGCAAGTTCTTTTAAAAATAGGTCGTCATTGCGTAGACAATCGCAAACTTCAGTCCTTGAAACATCACATCGCAAGAGAATCAGTTATTATAGCACCAATCAAAGCATGAGAGGTATAAACCACTCACAAAAAATGGTAGAATTTTGTTACCGTTTCATTACCATTCATGTAATCCATGgtcttatatttttgtatttttctattttttctttggtgGCATAAAATATAGAGAGATTGTTGTCGATCATATAgacaaaaaacaacaaaaaaagtaTCCAAAAATTTATGTTTATCAATAGTTTTACATCAGAAGTGTTATGCTGTTGTAACTTCGAGTTTTCAACAGTCTAGGCTCCCAAAAGAATTTGGGAAGCATACAAAAAAGAGCTGTAAAGAAGCTAATCTTAAGCTAGGAATCTCCTCTTGGACTGTGTAGAAAGTCTTTTCTGTTGTTTTGAGTAGTTTTTTACTTCCCTTATCGTCCATCTTACTTCTTTCTTATTAGgagcttcttttttattttgatttattggaACATACTCTAACATTGACAATAAACGATTTcacattttagaataaaaaaagtttGTATCTTCTATTTTGAAGAAGTAAAAAGTGTAAATTATGGTTTTCGGTAGTGAGAGGTTGTTAAATACAGAGAACGAGCACTGACCCATTCACTTGCCTAAATAGTCAGTCTACTTATCTTTCATGTGTCATATGTTTTTcaattcttttcaaaattaaaatgtaaatattataaaatgttgtCCATCGGTTTTATATCTTATTACCATTGGATTAATTTCAatacaaaaagttttttttgctgtttcttttttattctattttgtattttacatatatttttcaaatgctatataatatatctaatttaattataaaattgatatttaactattgcaaaataaatattttaatataataaaaaaaaattatttcatatttttttcagcagagttatttttgtttatttaactaattaaaactataatatactatgaaagttagaattttttaatttttttattaaggtttcgtttatttttctattcctataatatttttattttttattattcaattatatatattactttggtaaatctgttaaaaatttatattttttattttaattagaaataaatgaacaatTATCAAACattattgttttctgttttagGACATACAGAAAACATATTTGATAGTTAACAATacagcaaataataatatttgatacttattcatttatttctaattaaaataaaaaatataaattgttaataGATTTACCAAAgtaatataattgaataataaaaagtaaaaatattataggaatagaaaaataagagaaatcttaataaagaaaattaagaaattctaatttaaaatgaaacaatgacatttttaattaatcaaataatacatatttattaatttatcgaatgttattgattattttaatttttaaatagtattatatGAAAGTTTTAGTttgttaaacaaataaaaatagctctgttgaaaaaaaatgtgaaataaaatttttttattatgttgaaatatttattttgctttagtgaaaaatatatcaattttataattaaattggatatattatatagtatttgaaaaatataagtaaaatagaaaattgaagagaaaggaaaagtgAAAAAAGCTTTTTGTATTGAAATTGATCCAATAGCAATATGGTAATGAGGTGTAAAATCAATGGATAACATTTTATGTAAattgcattttgattttgaaaagaattgAATGACACATGACTCATGTAAGATGAAGAAACAAGCTGAATGTTTATGCAAGTGAATGGGTCAATGCTCATCCTCTCTATTTAACAACCTCTCATCATCAAAAACCACAATTTACATTTATTATGTCTCCAAAACAGAACATATAAACTTCTTTTAGTCTAAATTGTGGAACCGTTTATTGTTAATGTTGAGGCATGTCCCAATAAAGCAAAATAGGAAAGAAATTCTTAATGGGCAAGACGAAATAATATGGTCGGGATGGGAAATAAAGAACCACTTGAGGCAATAGAAAAGGCTTTCCCTGCAGCCCGAAAGGAGTTCCGCAGTTTGAGGTCAACTTCTTATACTGCATCCTCTTTGTTCTTTACTTCCCAAACTCTTTTGGGAGTTTAGTTTGTTGAAAACTCCAAGTTCCAACAGTATGGCATCTCCGATGTGAAACtgttgataaatattattttttggttacttttcttgttgctttttatttgtatgatcaacaaaaatttttttatattatatgccACCAAGGAAAAAATAGagcaatacaaaaaatataagacAATGATTGGCTTGAATGGTAATGGTAACGGTaacaatttcttccattctttgTGAGTGGTTCATATCTCATGTGCTTTTATTAGTATTACGACAACTGATTCTCTTGCGGTGTAGTGGTTCGCAGTCTGGAGCTTGCGGTTGTCTACATAATGACAACCTATTTTAGAAGTATGTGCTTCTCATTTTTGGGAGAATCTGGCTTTGTTGCTGCTTCAACTCCGGCATCTTGttagataaattttttatattatttttatttttttaatatttatttattttatttaatgttttatattttcagtGAAGGGAAGGTAGGAGCCTAGAGTTTTAATCTTTTTGCGCTTTGGGAAAATGGTCCAAATTATGCTTGCATATATTTTGTAATCGGCCGCTTGGCGGACATTTTGCCTTTTTAGggcttttatgaaatttaaggtttgcaaggatttttttttaaaattaaattcccATGTGTGTATAGTTTATGACTTACACTTTATCACCTTGaatctaattaaaataaaggaGGAAGAATAAGAATTTGTGAGAAATATTAATCCTCAAATCAGTGTAGCTACATCTGTATTTACATGCGAGGGATAGGGGAAGAATAAAGACAAAACTCAATTTACAGAAATAACAAAGCAAACACTGTGTCGTTCTATCTACCAACACGTCATTTAATGAAGTTGGGGACAAATGGCCATTTTACGTGTGTTTGACTTCCCAGCTGAaatatttgttttgctttttggaCGAAAAGAAAGTTGGAAGAAGTATTGCTGATTCACAAACTTCATCCATCTTGTAACAAAACGGATATGTGAAATTGTTTTTCCATCTTttattgagaagaaaataattataaataacatgtaTATGTGTCAGAAGTATGATATGCTGCCTTATCAATggacttttattttataaagcaaGTTTGTCTATGCGCGGGTACAACAATCCATTGTATCAAAccttcaaaaattttgataaagaaTATTAAAGTAGAGAATGTAtgatttcatattcaattcaattcttGTAGTTGCACGTGCAGAATTTGCAAAACCTTTTTCAAGTAAAAAGTAACAAcgtttgaaataataataataagttgcCAAAACAATAATTGAATTAGCAGTTTTATTCTTCTTGTTTCACTGTTCCCAAACCAGTCAGTTACTcagttatttacttttttaataatttaaacttaAATCAACGTATAAAAAATGCAGAATAattttaagaagaaaaatttGTCAATTTCATTTGAAGGTCTTCACTTACTTCCACTACTACTAGCAAGTGCACGTTGGAAATATTTGCGTGTCTAATTTAATTGCTAATAATACATATGCGTTGAATATGTACACTACCATATCATAAGGCAATCTTTTTAATTGATAATGTAAAACACTCCCTGCAAAAAGAATTATGCTTTTGACACTTCGTATATCAAAATGGACATCACAGTCTTAACACTGTAATTACTTCACAATATCTGTCACCAAAATTAATTTCAGTAATTTGGACCATTTCTTAATATTACCATTCATTCCCTAACACACTATAAATTCATTTATCGAtgcatgttctttttttttctcaaaaacttacgaaataatattactatattctcttctatttttttttccccgtattatataataataaacatgGCACGCAATAAGATCCATATATAACTaaccatttttaaaaattttgcatttacaaattttaattgCATCAtgtgtttaaaatataaaccacGAGTTAACATATAACTAACAATATTCTCTATGTTGAGATGAatattgttacatatatataaacattatattgtatatacatTCTGGACTAATCAATGACGCGTTTGATTATGTAATTGTTTGTTTAATTCAAAGGTAAATTTTCAGTACTATGATTTGGAAACAACTTTCGCCAAGTAATTTGATAACTTGCTCATCAAGTAATCTCAGTTTATGTGTACATAAGAGGTTTCAGCACAATTACTAGGCAAAACACCAGCAAAGGATTATTCGTAATTGCATATTTACAATACAGACGTGGTGATCAATTGGACCTTTGATTAATTaacatctctttttttttttattgacctCTTCAACACAGCCGCATCCCTTTTCGGAAGACGATTGAGTCTCCCCGTCTTTTGTTCCGTTCTTAAGTCCCTGAATTTATGAAGTCTCGTTTTTGTAGTATACCAATTCATTAACATACCACCAAGCCattttttattaacataatGACACCGAGCCTTTATTGCAGCCCGTGCTACTGAATCCACTGCTTTATTTTTGGTACCAACAATTAAGAATTGTTTTCCCAAGGGGAGGGGGTTTTCTCCGGGGCTCGGGAGATGGAATAGCTAGGGCCCTGCAAGTTTTTAATTCAAAACCCCTTACCTCAGGTCTTTTTACGTAGTAGGGGGGGTGTCCAAACCCCTGTTCTTGTTATTTTAGTTCagtgtaaaatataaaataaaaatcaaacaaaaaaaaaatttaaacaacttaaaaaaaaaaactgaaactaGATTACTTTTCGAGTCAAATCAATTCAGATTTTTCCCAATCttggattatttatttgttgcacaaaaaaaactttttgaattCCTCATAGAAAGAGATTTTGCTAACGAAAAAGCTTTCAATGTTGCCGAATATCCCTTCCTTTTCGAGATGAAATTCTCATATACGGTTCTTGGGGGGGGTCCGCTTTGTTTACCTATCCCAATAAAATCTATGATTGGTTTGAAGAACGTCTTGAGAAAGATTGTTATAATCCCCTCTTTTCTACAAGGATCATCTAGAAAGCGGGCCATTTGGAATGCATTCAGACCGACCACCATTAACTACTTCATTTATGAATTTCATAGTAATAGAAATACATGTCCTATCGAGCCAGAATTTGTAACTTCTTATCCTCTTGCCTAGTAGGCAAAGATTTCCCTCCGTGGAAAGGATGATTCATTTGGATCGAAATGAGAGTCCAACTACATTGCATTGCCAGAATCCATGTTGCATATTTGAAAGAGGTTGACCCCCTTGCTTCTCTCATGTTACAATCCTCTTCCCGTTGAACCCCCTTTCTCCTCAGTCCACAAAGACAAAATGTAGGACTGGTGCCAATAGTTCATCATGGAAGAAAGGACTCACTGAGCCGATGTTTTTATTCGGACATCTTGTTTGGGTTACTGGGTTTATGTTCTTAATTTTCTAGAGTGGATATTAACGAGAAGAATGGAAGTGATTGACACAGGAGCTCCTCTAAGTGTTCCAGTCGATGGAGCGACGCTAGGACGAATTTTCAACGTGCTTGGAGAGCCCGTTAATAATTTAGGTCCGGCAGATACTCGCACAACATCTCCTATTCATAGATCTGCGCCTGCCTTTATACAGTTAGATACAAGAATTGAAAACCCTTATGGAAACCTTAATATTCTTGCGGAATTTATAGCCggacaattaaaaaatagagtttcatttcccaaagcaataaaaaaagcTATTGAATTAACTGAGTAGGCGGGTACAAAAGGAATTCAAGTATAGTTTTTTTCCAGTGCAATAAAGTTACATAGTGTCTATTTTTCGTTGATAGAGGGGTATTTCCATGGGTTTGCCTTGGTATCGTGTTCATACCGTCGTATTGAATGATCCCCTATCGATTAGCATTACACAGAAGAAATCAATTATAGACACTAATATAATTAGATCTGCTCTTTATAGACAAACTTGGGATTTGCGATCCGTACAAAAAAAAGAACCTCCTGcctaattgtaacaccccgtcccaaagtacaacggaagttttccaactttgaccgagggtgatcgttgaccgttgactttgactgttgaccgttaaCCAaaagtgggtcaaaagttgactttttgactcggatggaattctaggttgactgaggtaccgttacgaagtacacattggcacgagttcgtagactagtagcacattaaaaatggagctacggtttgaaagttatgagcaaaacaagttggggtccaaattgtccaagagtgccgaagttgactttttattcatgcaaagttgagctttgactcatgcatggttgtgaagtactagtcgatacgagtccgtagactagcggcacgtccaatttggacatatggtttgaaagttatggacctgtagagtttttcaaatattatattattttaatattattttttaaacgtgtaacgatgtgccacgtgtgacttaataaatgtgaccatgtatcaccatgttgagatgccacatgtcaaccatgtttaatagcatattattttattgttattttatataataatattatttttaatattaattaattatttaatttaattttctttttattttctttctctttctttttcttttcttttttcttttttttcttttcccccacgtgggaaaaaagggccacaagcccgttcttcttcttcttctttcttcttcttcttcctccttcttcttcctttcctttccttcctccTCTCGGGCCATCGCCGTTTCTtcgtttccggccaccaccttgctacacgcgccggccagtgatgagcggagggaggaggctaGCTAGGCCGTAAAATTTCACAGTCACCGGACGCCGGATGCGCCCaaatcgggccggagaagccgccggccggaaattttctctctccttttttcttgggttttccgaccagcccagtccaaattaccacccctctccccctattttggatcctctgagttcaaatatggcctccaattttcaaaattcgaagcggtttgcgaggtacgagg includes the following:
- the LOC107425250 gene encoding beta-galactosidase 1 isoform X2, encoding MEESKARTGIESLCIENELEYEYGAPGRAYSQWAAHMAVGLGTGVPWVMYKQDDAPDPVINACNGFSGEAGHVKNSFE
- the LOC107425250 gene encoding beta-galactosidase 1 isoform X1; the encoded protein is MEESKARTGIESLCIENELEYEYGAPGRAYSQWAAHMAVGLGTGVPWVMYKQDDAPDPVINACNGFSGEAGHVKNSFEVSFIHQFLLY